One window of Triticum dicoccoides isolate Atlit2015 ecotype Zavitan chromosome 5A, WEW_v2.0, whole genome shotgun sequence genomic DNA carries:
- the LOC119303614 gene encoding uncharacterized protein LOC119303614: protein MGRVRVREEAEAAALFPIPISIPMPIPMTTGGKKIRQEAEAEAEAAALFPTRIPIGMASGGGGVPWADGAFPDWVMLDRIGRTKSYDGICAVREAVNQNKTAAAVHMASGRSCYVSFALADPPEGVSYFDLHWPEKEASATRPACPYVRATDEDLVLFHISIPSQTRYVNIASDLFVYTAAGPSPSVQQLPRYTKDRKRPFLMDKFATGILQLAPDCYIVADLNVYPKKSDTGNHPMLVELCIFNSEKGHWGTICNRPAPRPHDQSNVRFPFLWSTDDVLALDGRFLCWVDYFSGVLISDFSDTCSPVLHFVPFPGGKEYRNDVRVERYFPERFQSVSVSQGMLRFVHIDNDFHERIHGGHRHLLERRLGQHPRQKITIWNLNMMSKFKWELHRVIYLDSVWGSSGYQELHIPCRLPEFPIISADDPDVVCCLLREEEFHGEAWMIMVDMKQAHVQSCTPYINQQSCYAKSVDVDVQARKSRFANVPLLPAVFSRHLERPTGMLWNNDKLAPHPSKKSKFAR from the exons atgggtagggttagggttagggaggaggcggaggcggctgctttATTCCCGATCCCGATCTCAATCCCGATGCCGATCCCCATGACCACCGGAGGAAAAAAGATTAggcaggaggcggaggcggaggcggaggcggctgctttATTCCCGACGCGGATCCCGATCGGCATGGCCAGCGGAGGCGGAGGAGTGCCATGGGCGGACGGTGCCTTCCCCGATTGGGTGATGCTGGACCGCATCGGCCGCACCAAGTCCTACGACGGCATATGCGCTGTTCGTGAGGCCGTCAACCAGAACAAGACCGCCGCTGCAGTTCACATGGCCAGCGGCCGCTCCTGCTACGTGTCCTTCGCCCTCGCCGATCCTCCAGAAGGGGTCTCCTACTTCGACCTCCACTGGCCGGAGAAAGAAGCCTCAGCCACCCGGCCCGCCTGTCCCTACGTCCGGGCAACTGACGAGGACCTCGTCCTCTTCCACATCTCCATCCCGAGCCAGACTCGCTACGTCAACATCGCGTCAGATCTGTTCGTCTACACGGCCGCCGGTCCTTCCCCCTCGGTGCAGCAGCTCCCTCGGTACACCAAGGACAGGAAAAGGCCGTTCCTGATGGATAAATTCGCCACAGGCATCCTGCAGCTCGCGCCGGACTGCTACATTGTTGCCGACCTTAATGTCTACCCCAAAAAAAGCGACACTGGCAATCATCCCATGCTTGTTGAACTCTGCATCTTCAACTCCGAGAAAGGACATTGGGGAACCATCTGCAACAGGCCTGCCCCGCGGCCGCATGACCAGAGCAATGTCCGGTTCCCCTTCCTGTGGTCAACTGACGATGTGCTCGCTCTTGATGGTCGTTTTCTGTGCTGGGTAGACTACTTCAGCGGTGTCCTAATATCTGACTTCTCCGATACATGCTCCCCTGTGCTTCACTTCGTGCCTTTCCCCGGGGGAAAAGAGTACCGTAATGACGTACGGGTTGAAAGATACTTCCCCGAGAGATTCCAAAGTGTGTCCGTCAGCCAAGGCATGCTGCGCTTTGTCCACATTGACAATGACTTCCATGAGAGAATCCATGGTGGccatcgtcaccttcttgagagAAGACTAGGGCAGCACCCTCGCCAAAAGATCACCATTTGGAATTTGAACATGATGTCCAAGTTCAAGTGGGAGCTCCATCGTGTGATCTACCTGGATTCTGTCTGGGGTAGCTCTGGTTACCAGGAGCTGCACATACCTTGCCGTCTTCCTGAGTTCCCAATCATCAGTGCGGATGACCCGGATGTTGTATGCTGCCTTTTAAGGGAGGAGGAATTTCACGGTGAGGCGTGGATGATCATGGTTGACATGAAACAGGCACATGTTCAGTCATGTACTCCATATATCAATCAACAGTCCTGCTATGCTAAGTCTGTGGATGTGGATGTGCAAGCTCGCAAAAGCCGTTTTGCTAATGTGCCCCTACTTCCAGCTGTCTTCTCCAGACACCTTGAAAGGCCAACAG GGATGCTATGGAACAACGACAAGCTTGCACCTCATCCTTCAAAGAAGAGTAAGTTTGCAAGGTAA